The following proteins are encoded in a genomic region of Maribacter hydrothermalis:
- a CDS encoding DUF4407 domain-containing protein — protein MIQDFFILCSGADAELLKTCSKGEQNKYAGIGATVFFTAIMAFIASSYALFTVFDNVYAAVFFGLIWGLLIFNLDRFIVSTIKKRNSFGQEFLQATPRIVLAIIIAIVISKPLEMKIFEKEINQVLLEQKNDLTLANKDQLALQYTPKVERLNQDIAALKNEVQIKETETNALYDIYINEAEGTAGTKLLGKGPVYAEKREKHDAALAELQTLKTTNAEKIAGIESQITALDTEYTEVVKNSQPIIDGFDGLMARITALDELPWLPSFFIFLLFLAIETSPIIAKLLAPKGEYDVKLEEEESILSTWVEQKLAQRKLIVSTDGEINQKIYEDLKGEEELYGYKKKKAEELLRLQADSFHSIQTKGLK, from the coding sequence ATGATACAAGACTTTTTTATTCTCTGCTCAGGTGCAGACGCGGAACTTTTAAAAACATGCTCCAAAGGGGAGCAAAACAAGTATGCCGGTATTGGTGCAACTGTATTCTTTACTGCTATTATGGCATTTATTGCCAGTAGTTATGCGCTTTTCACCGTTTTTGACAATGTATATGCCGCAGTTTTCTTCGGATTAATTTGGGGATTGCTGATATTTAATTTAGACCGTTTTATAGTTTCCACTATTAAAAAGAGGAACAGCTTTGGTCAAGAATTCTTGCAAGCTACTCCGCGAATAGTACTCGCAATTATCATTGCCATTGTGATATCAAAACCTTTGGAAATGAAAATTTTCGAGAAAGAAATCAATCAGGTATTATTAGAGCAAAAGAATGACCTTACGCTTGCCAACAAAGACCAACTTGCACTGCAGTACACGCCCAAAGTTGAACGATTAAATCAAGATATCGCTGCGTTAAAGAACGAAGTTCAAATAAAGGAAACCGAGACGAACGCGCTGTACGATATTTACATTAATGAAGCCGAAGGCACAGCTGGAACTAAATTACTAGGGAAAGGACCTGTTTATGCCGAAAAACGTGAAAAGCATGATGCCGCACTTGCCGAATTACAGACGCTGAAAACTACGAATGCAGAAAAAATAGCGGGTATAGAATCTCAAATTACCGCATTGGATACTGAATATACTGAGGTAGTCAAAAATTCGCAACCCATTATTGATGGTTTTGACGGATTAATGGCAAGAATAACTGCTTTAGATGAATTACCGTGGCTTCCTTCATTTTTTATATTTCTTTTGTTCCTAGCAATAGAGACTTCTCCCATCATTGCAAAACTACTTGCGCCAAAAGGGGAATATGACGTTAAACTAGAGGAAGAAGAAAGTATATTATCCACTTGGGTTGAGCAAAAATTGGCACAACGTAAACTTATAGTCTCTACTGATGGAGAAATAAACCAAAAAATCTATGAAGATTTAAAAGGTGAAGAAGAGTTATATGGTTACAAAAAGAAAAAAGCAGAGGAGTTGCTCCGTTTACAGGCCGATAGTTTTCATAGCATACAAACAAAAGGCTTAAAATAA
- a CDS encoding M56 family metallopeptidase: MEIFLLKSAACMAIFLLFYKLLLEKESIHHFKRFFLLIALIASFIIPQVVFTEYVKIEPSTTVTQVLTLNEQPEIAPVVTAIEKSPVNWSLILWTIYGLGVISFGFRFLYNLVKIWKRIRSNTQIKNNSIVRVLLKEQLPPHTFLRYIFLNKQKFKSKSIPKSVLRHEETHATQRHSLDVLFLELLQVIFWFNPLIYVFKKAIKLNHEFLADSAVLNGEEDHLNYQNTLLSYLSNESFNTHQSVGIANAINYSSIKKRFVIMKKQTSKKEILIRSLLLLPLLAILLFGFSEKTTKNIEANRNSNNQIAPKRIIKLTGSVVDSKTLQPLENAEIRDEKGNLLTATDNQGNYLLKLEIEQPGEIYFSLSVKKNGYKPLIQQEHWGNIQGEIINSFYFGLQKKNSDVPEFSKLFTSNRDYSNSSNQEFKVDIDKEHAFDQKLKKAKKGNEKIVVEIDNLLYLVSSSGWIQLNTLNDYISVDDDKIIPASQLNAIVKRHSVKAMSPLEDYDNAQFAIYTSSGDINENLSKRAFNHYNILAKKYNAIPIEKRKIPLSDLRILESIYRNMTVEERKASQPFPECLPKQDQDGATKAQLAEYNNLANKYNTLIAEGGNIRIMKSDVDKLNYIFDLMSDQQKTSAEPFPDFPEPPPAPMAPGVKKGEKSNIPPPPAPKEPNTHIESSLNFAAPPHSPDAPKTLNTSNYASAQLKEIIQTQDPYDHNNLDLKALNGVPTSSTSFYTDADKKNTDFSANENMRVYIYNSSSLKTNKSPTLMNSLKDLANQDAQFYFDGKKITSEEGFKIVKSEKDIKIETLPYTNKQPEVRIYKKHNDLRIPAPPTPPNPVTPLDYVINAAKNGALFMYEDKDVSSDEAIELLKKNKELNIESRNKNGKTMIRITKEPVTIN; the protein is encoded by the coding sequence ATGGAAATCTTCCTTTTAAAATCCGCCGCCTGCATGGCTATTTTTCTTCTTTTCTATAAACTTCTTTTAGAAAAGGAAAGTATTCATCATTTTAAAAGATTTTTTCTATTAATAGCACTAATTGCTTCTTTTATTATACCCCAGGTTGTCTTTACAGAATATGTTAAAATAGAACCCAGCACTACGGTCACCCAAGTTTTAACACTAAATGAACAACCAGAGATAGCACCTGTAGTTACTGCTATTGAAAAATCGCCAGTGAATTGGTCTTTAATACTGTGGACTATTTACGGATTAGGAGTTATTAGCTTCGGATTTCGCTTTCTTTATAATCTTGTCAAAATTTGGAAACGTATTAGAAGTAATACCCAAATAAAAAATAACTCTATAGTTAGGGTATTGCTAAAAGAACAACTACCTCCGCATACTTTTTTACGTTATATATTTTTAAACAAACAAAAATTTAAATCGAAAAGCATTCCAAAATCGGTCTTACGACATGAAGAAACCCATGCGACCCAAAGACATAGTTTAGATGTACTTTTCCTTGAATTATTACAGGTCATATTCTGGTTTAACCCATTAATCTATGTATTTAAAAAAGCCATAAAACTAAACCATGAATTCTTGGCAGATAGCGCCGTACTCAATGGTGAAGAAGACCACTTAAACTATCAAAACACTTTACTGTCGTACTTATCAAACGAAAGCTTTAACACCCATCAATCAGTTGGTATCGCAAATGCCATCAATTATTCATCAATCAAAAAACGATTTGTCATCATGAAAAAACAAACATCAAAAAAAGAGATTTTAATTCGGAGTCTATTGTTGCTTCCGTTATTGGCAATTTTACTATTTGGATTCAGTGAAAAAACAACAAAGAATATTGAAGCCAATAGAAATAGTAACAACCAAATAGCCCCTAAAAGAATAATAAAACTAACAGGTTCAGTAGTAGATTCAAAGACTTTACAGCCCTTAGAAAATGCCGAAATAAGAGATGAAAAAGGAAATTTACTAACTGCTACCGACAACCAAGGAAATTATTTACTTAAATTAGAAATAGAACAACCCGGTGAAATATACTTTTCTCTTTCGGTTAAAAAAAATGGGTATAAACCACTTATACAACAAGAACACTGGGGCAATATACAAGGTGAAATCATTAACTCATTTTATTTTGGACTTCAAAAGAAGAATTCGGATGTACCAGAATTTTCAAAACTTTTCACAAGCAATAGAGATTATTCAAACTCATCGAATCAAGAATTTAAGGTAGATATTGATAAAGAGCATGCTTTTGATCAAAAACTAAAAAAAGCTAAAAAAGGCAATGAAAAAATAGTTGTTGAAATAGACAATTTACTCTACTTAGTAAGTTCATCAGGCTGGATACAGTTAAACACCCTAAACGATTATATTTCAGTTGACGATGACAAAATTATACCCGCTTCTCAATTAAATGCAATAGTAAAGCGCCATAGCGTAAAAGCTATGTCGCCTTTAGAGGATTATGATAATGCACAATTTGCCATATACACATCTTCTGGTGACATAAATGAAAATCTGAGCAAAAGAGCTTTTAACCACTACAATATATTAGCCAAAAAGTACAATGCAATTCCTATTGAAAAAAGAAAAATTCCGCTGAGTGATTTAAGGATATTAGAATCTATTTATAGAAACATGACTGTAGAAGAAAGAAAAGCATCTCAACCCTTCCCTGAATGTTTACCTAAACAAGATCAAGATGGTGCAACAAAAGCACAATTAGCTGAATACAACAATTTGGCTAATAAATACAATACTTTGATAGCTGAAGGTGGTAATATTAGAATCATGAAATCTGATGTTGACAAATTAAATTACATCTTCGACTTAATGTCTGACCAACAAAAAACTTCTGCCGAGCCTTTTCCCGATTTCCCCGAACCACCACCTGCTCCAATGGCGCCTGGAGTAAAAAAAGGTGAAAAAAGTAACATTCCACCTCCGCCGGCGCCAAAAGAACCAAATACACATATAGAATCATCCTTAAATTTCGCTGCACCACCTCATTCTCCAGATGCGCCAAAGACCTTAAATACCAGTAACTATGCCAGTGCTCAATTAAAAGAAATTATACAAACCCAAGACCCTTATGACCATAACAATTTAGATTTAAAAGCTCTAAATGGCGTCCCAACGTCTAGTACATCCTTTTATACTGATGCTGATAAAAAAAATACAGATTTTTCAGCTAATGAAAATATGCGAGTTTATATTTATAACTCTAGTTCTTTAAAAACTAACAAATCACCTACCCTAATGAATTCTTTAAAAGATCTTGCGAACCAAGACGCTCAGTTCTATTTTGATGGTAAAAAAATAACATCTGAAGAAGGATTTAAAATTGTAAAAAGTGAAAAAGATATTAAAATAGAAACATTACCATACACAAACAAACAGCCAGAGGTTCGTATATATAAAAAACATAATGATTTACGCATTCCGGCTCCACCAACACCACCTAATCCTGTTACACCTCTAGACTACGTTATAAATGCAGCAAAAAATGGAGCATTATTTATGTACGAAGACAAGGATGTATCTTCAGACGAAGCCATTGAATTATTGAAGAAAAATAAAGAATTGAATATAGAATCTCGTAATAAAAACGGCAAGACAATGATAAGAATTACCAAAGAACCTGTAACAATAAACTAA
- a CDS encoding BlaI/MecI/CopY family transcriptional regulator, translating to MQLSKSEEELMNILWKQKKAFMKDLLDEYPDPKPATTTVATLLKRMTDKGFIDYKNFGRSREYFPLVKKKDYFSKHVNGLIKNFFNDSASQFASFFAQETNLSKTELEELKKLIDVEIKKK from the coding sequence ATGCAATTGTCAAAATCAGAAGAAGAGTTAATGAATATTCTTTGGAAGCAGAAAAAAGCTTTTATGAAAGATTTGCTAGATGAATATCCAGATCCAAAACCTGCAACGACTACTGTAGCTACTTTATTAAAAAGAATGACCGATAAAGGATTTATAGATTATAAGAATTTTGGACGCAGCAGAGAATACTTTCCCCTAGTTAAGAAGAAAGATTATTTCTCTAAACATGTAAACGGACTAATTAAAAACTTTTTTAACGATAGTGCTAGTCAGTTTGCATCATTCTTTGCCCAAGAAACCAATTTAAGTAAAACTGAATTAGAGGAATTAAAAAAATTAATAGACGTAGAAATCAAAAAGAAGTAA
- a CDS encoding PhnA domain-containing protein, producing MSVKEDLEARSGSTCELCTGTNNLEVFEVEPVSISGVDSSILACETCRTQIVDSEQMDANHWRCLNDSMWSEYDSVKVVAWRMLSRLKSEGWPKDLLDMMYLEPEVLDWAKATGEGLAEADKIIHRDVNGVILENGDSVVLVKDLKIKGSSQVAKQGTAVRRISLDRENAEYIEGKVGPTLTVIITKYVKKI from the coding sequence ATGAGTGTAAAAGAAGATTTGGAAGCACGTAGTGGTTCCACTTGCGAATTATGTACTGGAACCAATAATTTAGAAGTTTTTGAAGTAGAACCAGTTTCTATAAGCGGAGTCGATTCTAGTATTTTAGCATGCGAAACATGCCGTACACAAATTGTAGATTCTGAGCAAATGGATGCTAATCACTGGCGCTGTCTTAATGATAGCATGTGGAGCGAATATGATTCTGTTAAAGTGGTAGCTTGGAGAATGCTAAGTAGACTAAAATCTGAAGGTTGGCCTAAAGATTTGTTAGATATGATGTATTTAGAGCCAGAGGTTTTAGACTGGGCGAAAGCAACAGGAGAAGGTTTGGCCGAGGCTGACAAGATTATTCACCGCGATGTAAACGGCGTAATTTTAGAAAATGGAGATAGTGTTGTTCTAGTAAAAGATTTAAAAATAAAAGGATCTAGCCAGGTAGCTAAACAAGGCACTGCGGTACGTAGAATTTCATTAGATCGTGAAAATGCGGAATATATTGAAGGTAAAGTAGGGCCAACGCTTACTGTAATTATTACTAAGTACGTTAAGAAAATTTAA